A stretch of DNA from Sphingomonas insulae:
CCCTCTGCCGCCCCATCCATGAGGGCAGATCAGCAGCAGCCAGCGAAGCCGCAAGGACCAGCGGAGCCACGCGGAATATCCCGCCCGGATCATCTACCCGAAAGCACTAACCGGCGTGATCTGGCCGGCGCGATCCAGCTTTATGCCCGCGCAGTCGTGGATGTCGCCGGGATGCAGAAAAGGGGGCTTCCGGTGCTGCCGCATCAATTGGCGGCGCTCGAGCAAACCAGCGAGGCGTTGGATGCCATACGGTACAATGGCCTGCGTCACTTCGTGACCGCGATCGAGCGCAATCCGATGCTCGTCCACGATGCCGCTGCCGGTGATGTGCGTGGGTCGCTCGAAGCGATGGCCGTGGAAGCGCAGGTCGACCAAGATCCGAAGCTCCGCGCCGAGCGGTTCATGGAGCGCTGGTGGAAGGTCGAGATTGAAAGGAGTCTGGGTGATCCCATGGTCAGGATCCTCAGGGGACACATGGTCGACGATCTTTATCATGATCCAGCCCTGCGTGATGAACTCGAGCGCTGCGCCCCCGAATTGGGGCTGAAGCGCAGCGAGCACCCAACGCCCGAGCAGATGCTCCAGCGGTGGCTACTGGAGATGGACCGGGACCGCGAGCGACAGCAGGACCGTGGCGGACCGGGTCGCTAAGGCCTTTCTTCGCTCTTGAGGGCAGGAGTACCCAGACTCAGCGTCGAGGCGTGACACCAGGAGCTGACGGTTCCTAAATCGCCTTCTCATGCTTCCATCCGTCATTCGTCAGAACGAGAGCCGCCTTGCCGTCCAGGCTTTCTGCCGTGTTGCGAGCGAGATCTGGGAAGGCGGCCTTAACCTTCGGGTTCTTGGCCCAGTCCGGCAAGTCGGTCAGATGGTACTTGTAGCTCACCTGTGACAGGGTCATGCCCATCATGTCAGCAGGCTGAGTGAAGTTGGTAACCTCGTCGACGTGCGGCTTGCCGTAACATAGACCGGTTCGCTTCCCGCCCATGGTCGATGGACCGGCGTCCTTGCTGTAAGCTGCCTTGCCCTGATCGGTCAGATCGTAGGCGATAACGGCCACCTTGCGTTCGGCACCACCGAACATGTTCTGCTGCTCGATCTCAGTCGTCGATTTCTTCATGATGCCGGCATCGACAAGGGCATCGAGCGGTGCCAACCGCCTCTGCCGTGCTTCCTCGGCAAATTGCTGCGTCCTGGGCGTAGCCTCGACATAGGCCGGCAGTGCGTCATACTTCTGCCCCGGCGCGGTGACCGTACCGTTAGGAACGTTGAGACAGGGCGGGCCCTTCTCGATCCAATCGTTTATCGCATGCGCGAAGTTGCTCTTGTTCGCCTCCTTAGCGTTGGAGCATCCCGCCAAAGCGGTGATTGATAAGGCGAGTAGGGGGACAACCTTCATCCGGTGAGCTCCTGATGTTCGGTGCGCAGCTTAACCAAGGCGAACAAGGTTGCCACCACCAATCGAGATAATTGGCTCCTGCTTATCCAACCCGTGTACTGATGCGGCCCCGCATTTCGTATTGCGGGTCATGGTTATTGCAGCTTTTATGCAGGCAGAACTGCGGAGCTACACCTATGAAAATCCCGGCTGTGTCTCTTACTGCGTTGGTGATGATCCTTGCCCCGGGTGAGGGCTGGGCACAGACTGCACATCCGCTCAACGCTACGCGGATCGCCAGAAGACAGCATTTTCGCAACTGACGCGTCACCGTTTCGGTTTCCCCTATCGTCTTGCGGCGCCATCGTCCTCATCTGGTTGAAAGCCGCGCCATGCCGCCGATCGGGGCGTCTTACGGAAGAGTAAGCGTACGCTGCGCCGGTAGGGCTGACGCGACGCAGGTGTTCTTCCCTCGGGGTCAGACACCAAGTTGAAGATCGACTACAACTCAATGGGTTACGATCGCCTCAGCCGTCGGGTCGCAGCCGGTAGCCGACCCCCAGTTCGTTGGCGATGACGCTGCCGACCGGTGCCGGCGCTTCCAGCTTCTGGCGCAGGTTGCGGACGACGATGCGGAGATATTCGATGCGCGGGTCGTCGTCCCCGGTCCAGGCGGTGGCGATGATGCGGTCGTGGGTGACGACGCGGCCGATGTGGCGGGCGAGCACCGCGAGCACGTCGTATTCCTTGCGGGTCAAATGGACATCCTCGCCGGCGCGCTGGACAAGGCGGCGGTCGAGATCGATGACGAGGTCGCCGCGGCGGACGACGTGCTGCGTCGCCTCCGACACGCCGCGATGGCGCAGGGCGGCACGCAGGCGGGCGAGCAGTTCCTGCGTGTCGAACGGTTTCGTCACGTAATCCTCGGCACCCAGATCGAGCGCAGCGACCTTTTCGTCGGTGGCATCGCGTGCGGAAACGACCAGGATCAGCGCATCGCCCTTGGCGCGCAATAGCGGGATGAGGCCGAGGCCGTCGGCATCCGGCAGGCCGAGGTCGAGCAGGATCGCATCGGGTTCGTCGGCGACCGCGCGCAGCATCGCCTCACGCGCGTCATTGGCGTCGACGACGGCATAACCGGCGCGTTCCAGCGTGTTGCGGAGCAGGCGGCGGATCGCGGGTTCGTCATCGACGATCAAGATCTTGGCGGGCATCAGATGGCGGGTCCTACAGGCTCGCGGACGATCAGCGTAGCGGGGAAGACGAGGGTGAAGACCGCACCCTTTTCCCCGTCGTCGCGGTTGGCGGCCCCGACCCGCATGCCCATCGCTTCGGCAAAGGCCGCGACGATGGCGAGGCCGAGGCCGGTGCCGCCCGCGGCGCGGTCCGACCCTTCCAGCCGGCGGAACGTCTCGAACACCTCCGCCTCGCGGCCCGGCGGGATACCGGGGCCATGATCGCGGACGGACAGGTGCAATTCGCCGAAGCGATTGCGCCCGGTGATGACGATCGGCGTGTCCGGCGCACCATAGCGGCCGGCATTGTCGAGCAGGTTGAGCAGGCAATGGTGGAGCAGGTGCGGATCGGCGCGCACCAGCGGCAGGTCGGGCGGCAGGTCGAGGCGGATCGCATGCCCCTCCAGCGCGGCCCTGGCGTCATGGGCGGCGCCGGTCACCGCATCGCCGAGATCGGTCGCCTCGACTGCCAGCGTCAGCGCCCCCGCCTCGACCCGCGCCATGTCGAGCAGATTGGCGATGAAGCGGTGCAGCCGTGCCGCCTCGCCCTCGATTGTCGCGATCAGCTGCGGCGTCGCACCATCGTGCAGCTGCGCCGCGGCCGCGATCACCGCGGTCAGCGGGGTGCGCAGATCGTGGCTGACCGACGAGAGCAGCGCGGCGCGCAGGCGATCGCGGGTGCGCACCGCGTCGAGGTCGCGCATCTCGTGTTCCAGCTGCAGCCGTTCGAGCACCAGCGTCGCCTGTTCGACCAGGCTGGCGAACAGCGGCAACTGGTCGGAGCGCAGCGGATCGCGGCCGGAATCCTGCGCCAATCCGAGTACGCCGAGATTATGGCTGCCGGCGACCAGCGGCTGGAAGAACCAGCCCGATGCGGCGAGCGTCGCCGAACCGCGCCCGGCGGGCTGGCCGGTGTCATAGGCCCATTGCGCCGCGGCCATCTCCATCGTGTCGAGCCGATGGTCGGACCCGTTCGCGGCCTGTACGACGAGGCCGGTGGCCGCGTCTTGCGCGGCAAGACCGGTCGTCTCCGGCACGAGCAGCACCGTGCGGAGGTCGAACAGCCGGCCGATCTCGACGCAGATCGCCTGTGCGACCGTCTGCGGGTCGCCGAGCCGGGTCAGCTGGCGCAGGAAACCGGCGAGCGCCGCATTGGCGCGTGCGCTGGCGCCGGCGAGGTCGGCCTGCGCGCGGACCCGTGCGGTCAGATGGCTGGTCGCCACCGCCACGCCGAGCAACACCAGCACCGACAGGACGTTTTCGGGATTGCTTATCGTCAGCGTGCCGGTCGGGGGCAGGAAGAAGAAATTATAGGCGATGCTGGAGGCGAGGCCGGCGAACAGCCCGGTGCGCAACCCGAACAGGCTGGCGGCGGCCATGACGGGAAGCAGGTAGAGGAGTGCGATATTGCCGAGGTCGAGAATGTGGGACAGCGCGCTGCCGAGCGCGGTGATCGCCAGCACCATCGCCGTGGTCCAGGCATAATCGGTCCATCGCCCCCATTGCCCGCCAAGCGGGCGATAGGTCGGCCGGGGTGCCGGCGCGGCGGGCATCGGCAGGACGTGGACGGCGATGTCGGGCGTCTCGCGCACCAGCCGGTCGACGATCGAGCCGTGGCGCAGTTCGAACCAGCGCGACCGCTGCGACTTGCCGACGATCAGCTGGGTCGCGCGTGCGTCCGCGGCATAGGTCTTGAGGCCCTGCAGCACGCTGGCGGCGGGCACGGTCGCGACCGCGCTGCCGAGCTGTGCGGCAAGGTTCATCACCGCGGCGATGCGGCGATGCTGGTCCTCGCCGAAGCCCTGCGTGCGCGGCGTTTCGATGAACACCGCGGTCCAGGGGGCGTGCAGCGCGTCGGCGATGCGCTTGGCGGCGCGCACCAGCCCGTCGGCGCCGGGCAATTCGCTGACCGCGACGACGACGCGCTCGCCGCCCGCCCAGGTGCCGCCCATGCCGAGCGCACGGACGTGTTCGAGCATCTGCGTGTCGACCGCCTGTGCGGCACGGCGCAGCGCCAGTTCGCGCAGCGCCGACAGATTGGTCTTGGAGAAGAAGTGCGACAGCGCACGCGTCGCCTCCTGCGGCAGATAGACCTTCCCCGCCTTGAGCCGCTCGATCAGCTCGTCGGGAGGAATGTCGACGACCTCGACCTCGGCCGCCTCGAGGATGCGGTCGGGCAAGGTCTCGCGCACCCGGACGCGGGTGAAGCCGGCGACGACGTCGTTGAGGCTTTCGACATGCTGGATGTTGACCGTCGACCAGACATGGATGCCGGCGTCGAGCAGCTCCTCGACGTCCTGATAGCGCTTGGCGTGGCGACAGCCGGGCGCGTTGGTGTGGGCGAGTTCGTCGACCAGCACGAGCGCCGGCGCGCGGGCGAGGATGGCGTCGAGATCCATCTCGTGGATCGTATGGGCTTCGTAGGCGACCGCACGACGCGGCACGATCTCGAACCCGTGGGTCAGCGCCTCGGTCTCGGCGCGGCCGTGCGTCTCGACCACGCCGATCACGATGTCCATGCCGTCGCGCCGGCGCGCGGCGCCTTCCGACAGCATCTCGAACGTCTTGCCGACGCCGGGGGCGGCGCCGAGGAAGATCTTCAGGCGCCCCCTGCCCTCCTGCGCGGCGTGGCGCAGCAGGGCGTCGGGATCGGGGCGCTCGGAAATCGTCATCGGCGGGTGGCGGCGTCCAGCGCACGGTTGAGACCGAGCACGTTGACATGGGCATCGCCGAACGCGCTGTCCTCGATCCGGTCGGCGACGAGGCTGCGGACGCGGGCGAGCGGGATGGCGCGGACACGGGCGATGCGCGGCGCCTGGGCGTAGGCGGCTGCCGGCGACAGGTCCGGATCGAGGCCCGAGCCGCTGGCAGTGACGAGGTCGGCGGGCAGCGGGCTGCGCACGCCGTCCGCCTGCTGGCGGGCGATGTCGGGCGTCACGCGATCGACCAATGCCCGCGATGCGGGGCCAAGGTTCGACCCCGACGAGGCGAGCCCGTCGTAACCCTTGCCCGCGGCGGACGGACGGGTGCGGAAATAGCGATCCGAGACGAATGCCTGGCCGACGACGCTCGAGCCGATCACCCGGCCATTGGCGGTGACGAGGCTGCCGTTGGCCTGTGCCGGGAAGAGGGCCTGTCCGATGCCGGTCATCGCCAACGGATAGCCGATCCCCAGCAAGGCTGCGAACAGGATCGTGAGGACGAACGCGGGACGCAGCGCGGTGGTGAGATCGGAAGTCATGAGAGAGTCCTTGTAACCTTCAGTTCCCCGGCGAAGGCCGGGCCCCAGTTGGGAAGGCGGCGGTGACGGAGCGCTGCCCTTTCCATAAGCGTCCCCCGATTGGGCCCTGGCCTTCGCCGGGGAACAGGAGGGACACGATGCATCACGCCAGCCCCAGCCCGCCGACGGCGAGGTCGATCAGCTTGATCCCGGCGAACGGCGCCAGCAGTCCGCCGAGGCCGTAGACGGCGAGGTTGCGGGCGAGCAGCGGACCCGCCGCCATCGGGCGATAGGTGACGCCCTTCAGCGCCAGCGGCACCAGGCAGGGGATGATGAGCGCGTTGAAGATGATCGCCGACAGGATCGCCGACTGCGGCGACCCCAGCGCCATCACGTTGAGCACGCCCAATCCGGGATAGAGCGCGACGAACATCGCCGGGATGATCGCGAAATATTTGGCGACGTCGTTGGCGACCGAGAAGGTGGTGAGCGCGCCGCGCGTCATCAGCAGCTGCTTGCCGAGGCCGACGACCTCGATCAGCTTGGTCGGATCGCTGTCAAGGTCGACCATGTTGCCCGCCTCGCGCGCGGCCTGCGTGCCGGTGTTCATCGCGACGCCGACGTCGGCCTGCGCCAGCGCGGGCGCGTCGTTGGTGCCATCGCCGCACATCGCGACCAGCTTGCCCGCCTGCTGTTCCTGGCGGATCAGCGCCAGCTTGTCCTCCGGCGTCGCCTGCGCGAGGAAGTCGTCGACCCCCGCCTCGGCCGCGATCGCCGCGGCGGTCAGCGGATTGTCGCCGGTGATCATCACCG
This window harbors:
- a CDS encoding response regulator transcription factor; this translates as MPAKILIVDDEPAIRRLLRNTLERAGYAVVDANDAREAMLRAVADEPDAILLDLGLPDADGLGLIPLLRAKGDALILVVSARDATDEKVAALDLGAEDYVTKPFDTQELLARLRAALRHRGVSEATQHVVRRGDLVIDLDRRLVQRAGEDVHLTRKEYDVLAVLARHIGRVVTHDRIIATAWTGDDDPRIEYLRIVVRNLRQKLEAPAPVGSVIANELGVGYRLRPDG
- a CDS encoding sensor histidine kinase, yielding MTISERPDPDALLRHAAQEGRGRLKIFLGAAPGVGKTFEMLSEGAARRRDGMDIVIGVVETHGRAETEALTHGFEIVPRRAVAYEAHTIHEMDLDAILARAPALVLVDELAHTNAPGCRHAKRYQDVEELLDAGIHVWSTVNIQHVESLNDVVAGFTRVRVRETLPDRILEAAEVEVVDIPPDELIERLKAGKVYLPQEATRALSHFFSKTNLSALRELALRRAAQAVDTQMLEHVRALGMGGTWAGGERVVVAVSELPGADGLVRAAKRIADALHAPWTAVFIETPRTQGFGEDQHRRIAAVMNLAAQLGSAVATVPAASVLQGLKTYAADARATQLIVGKSQRSRWFELRHGSIVDRLVRETPDIAVHVLPMPAAPAPRPTYRPLGGQWGRWTDYAWTTAMVLAITALGSALSHILDLGNIALLYLLPVMAAASLFGLRTGLFAGLASSIAYNFFFLPPTGTLTISNPENVLSVLVLLGVAVATSHLTARVRAQADLAGASARANAALAGFLRQLTRLGDPQTVAQAICVEIGRLFDLRTVLLVPETTGLAAQDAATGLVVQAANGSDHRLDTMEMAAAQWAYDTGQPAGRGSATLAASGWFFQPLVAGSHNLGVLGLAQDSGRDPLRSDQLPLFASLVEQATLVLERLQLEHEMRDLDAVRTRDRLRAALLSSVSHDLRTPLTAVIAAAAQLHDGATPQLIATIEGEAARLHRFIANLLDMARVEAGALTLAVEATDLGDAVTGAAHDARAALEGHAIRLDLPPDLPLVRADPHLLHHCLLNLLDNAGRYGAPDTPIVITGRNRFGELHLSVRDHGPGIPPGREAEVFETFRRLEGSDRAAGGTGLGLAIVAAFAEAMGMRVGAANRDDGEKGAVFTLVFPATLIVREPVGPAI
- the kdpC gene encoding potassium-transporting ATPase subunit KdpC encodes the protein MTSDLTTALRPAFVLTILFAALLGIGYPLAMTGIGQALFPAQANGSLVTANGRVIGSSVVGQAFVSDRYFRTRPSAAGKGYDGLASSGSNLGPASRALVDRVTPDIARQQADGVRSPLPADLVTASGSGLDPDLSPAAAYAQAPRIARVRAIPLARVRSLVADRIEDSAFGDAHVNVLGLNRALDAATRR